Proteins from a single region of Roseateles sp. XES5:
- a CDS encoding CmpA/NrtA family ABC transporter substrate-binding protein — protein sequence MTTRHAITAGFVPLLDSALLVVAREMGFAEEQGIALTLLRERSWASIRDRLAVRHIDVAHILGPMPIAGNLGLNVPAPDMIVPMALGLGGNAVTVSPALWQAMADKGATDDLDARANGAALRAVIAARAGRPLRFGVVHPYSGHNYELRYWLAASGIDPDRDIEIVVLPPPDMGDALAEHVIDGYCAGEPWNAFGVLRRGGHLATVKAAIWQSSPEKVLGVNARWGKANPEAMAALLVALHQASLWCARPDNRAALAALLAQPAYVGRDVELLLPALSGKLPVGGGVVRSIDDFFVPNARAATFPWKSHALWFYTQMVRWRQIEHTTKHQHIAAETYRPDIYRAALKDLGIAMPSASAKVEGALTVATPVGSSGALTLGPDGFFDGGRFDPDDVDAYIAAQSAG from the coding sequence ATGACGACGCGCCACGCCATCACCGCCGGCTTCGTGCCGTTGCTCGACAGCGCGCTCCTCGTCGTCGCCCGCGAGATGGGCTTTGCCGAGGAGCAGGGGATCGCGCTCACATTGCTGCGCGAGCGCTCCTGGGCAAGCATCCGGGACCGGCTGGCGGTGCGCCATATCGACGTCGCGCATATTCTCGGCCCCATGCCGATCGCCGGCAATCTCGGCCTGAATGTTCCCGCCCCCGACATGATCGTGCCCATGGCGCTCGGTCTTGGCGGCAACGCCGTCACCGTCTCGCCGGCGCTCTGGCAGGCGATGGCGGACAAGGGCGCGACGGATGATCTTGATGCGCGCGCGAATGGTGCCGCGCTCCGTGCGGTGATCGCGGCGCGGGCCGGGCGACCGCTGCGCTTCGGCGTCGTGCATCCCTATTCCGGGCACAATTACGAACTGCGGTACTGGCTGGCGGCGAGCGGTATCGATCCGGATCGCGATATCGAGATCGTCGTGCTGCCGCCGCCGGATATGGGCGATGCGCTCGCCGAGCATGTGATCGACGGCTATTGTGCGGGCGAACCCTGGAACGCGTTCGGCGTGCTGCGCCGCGGCGGGCATCTTGCGACCGTCAAGGCGGCGATCTGGCAGTCGAGCCCGGAAAAGGTGCTGGGCGTCAACGCGCGTTGGGGCAAAGCCAATCCAGAGGCGATGGCCGCGCTGCTCGTGGCGCTGCACCAGGCCTCGCTGTGGTGCGCCCGGCCGGACAATCGTGCGGCGCTTGCCGCGCTTCTGGCGCAGCCGGCCTATGTCGGGCGCGATGTGGAGCTGCTTCTGCCGGCGCTCAGCGGCAAGCTGCCGGTCGGGGGCGGCGTCGTGCGGTCCATCGACGATTTCTTCGTACCGAATGCCAGGGCGGCGACTTTTCCGTGGAAGAGCCATGCGCTCTGGTTTTACACCCAGATGGTTCGCTGGCGGCAGATCGAACACACGACGAAGCACCAGCACATCGCGGCGGAGACCTACCGCCCGGACATCTACCGGGCCGCGCTGAAGGACCTCGGCATCGCCATGCCCTCCGCCAGCGCCAAGGTCGAGGGGGCGCTGACGGTCGCAACGCCGGTCGGCTCTTCCGGCGCGCTGACGCTGGGACCGGATGGATTCTTCGATGGCGGCCGCTTCGATCCCGACGACGTCGACGCCTATATCGCCGCGCAATCTGCCGGTTGA
- a CDS encoding ANTAR domain-containing response regulator: MKPNGLNVLVIDENRIRAAIIEDGLRDAGYDQVTVIDVMQGLARRIADLNPDIIVIDLENPNRDMLESMFQLSRAVRRPIAMFVDKSDEASIEAAVEAGVSAYIVDGLKQERVRPILKMAISRFNAFSRLTRELDETRGELESRKVIDRAKGLLMRSRGLSEDEAYALLRRTAMNQNRKIAEIAQSLVTAAGLLDPGGTE, from the coding sequence ATGAAGCCGAATGGACTGAACGTACTTGTTATCGACGAGAATCGCATTCGCGCCGCCATCATCGAAGACGGGCTGCGGGATGCCGGTTATGACCAGGTGACGGTCATCGACGTCATGCAGGGTCTGGCGCGCCGCATTGCCGATCTCAATCCCGATATTATCGTCATCGATCTCGAAAACCCGAACCGCGACATGCTGGAAAGCATGTTCCAGCTTTCGCGCGCCGTCAGGCGTCCCATTGCCATGTTCGTCGACAAATCCGACGAGGCCTCCATCGAGGCGGCGGTCGAGGCGGGCGTGTCTGCCTATATTGTCGACGGACTGAAGCAGGAGCGGGTGCGGCCGATCCTGAAGATGGCGATCAGCCGGTTCAACGCCTTTTCCCGTCTCACCCGCGAGCTGGACGAGACGCGTGGCGAGCTCGAGAGCCGCAAGGTCATCGACCGCGCCAAGGGGCTGCTGATGCGCTCTCGCGGGCTCTCGGAGGACGAGGCTTATGCGCTGCTGCGCCGCACGGCGATGAACCAGAACCGCAAGATCGCCGAGATAGCGCAAAGCCTTGTCACGGCCGCCGGCTTGCTCGATCCCGGAGGAACGGAATGA
- a CDS encoding LysR substrate-binding domain-containing protein gives MKRSEISSLDDLRAFEVVARLGSVRAAAADLNLTHGAVSRRVSKLSDHLGVVLLEPDGRGLRLTKEGARLAQAATDALSLVSAALEDIREVELSPPIVVSSERSVAMRWLIPRLSEFQDRHPDIDLHLSVGGGSFDFARDRITLAIRRLDFAIDPRWHVEQLIAEEVGPVMHPDMVERFSAGAYVALAAKTRPNAWSKWSAGCREAPKPRSTRFLDHHFLMVEAAASGLGVAMCPKIMAIDDIRRGRLVAPLGFLPDGSHYGIIRSPSAEISPSLDTFVSWLLAGFHEDFAFS, from the coding sequence ATGAAGCGATCGGAAATCTCCTCTCTCGATGACTTGCGTGCATTCGAGGTCGTGGCGCGGCTTGGATCCGTGCGGGCGGCTGCCGCCGACCTCAATCTCACCCACGGTGCTGTGAGCCGGCGCGTATCGAAGCTTTCCGATCACCTGGGCGTCGTTCTGCTGGAGCCCGACGGCCGTGGTCTGCGGTTGACGAAGGAGGGCGCGCGATTGGCGCAAGCGGCAACGGATGCCCTGTCGCTCGTTTCGGCCGCGCTGGAGGATATCCGTGAAGTCGAGCTGTCGCCGCCGATTGTCGTCTCCAGCGAGCGATCTGTCGCCATGCGCTGGCTCATTCCGCGGCTCTCGGAGTTTCAGGATCGCCATCCGGACATAGACCTTCATCTGTCCGTCGGCGGCGGCAGTTTCGACTTTGCGCGTGACCGGATCACGCTGGCCATCCGTCGGCTGGATTTCGCAATCGATCCGCGTTGGCACGTCGAACAGCTGATTGCCGAGGAGGTCGGGCCGGTCATGCATCCCGATATGGTCGAGAGGTTTTCTGCCGGCGCCTATGTCGCGCTTGCCGCGAAGACCCGGCCCAATGCCTGGAGCAAATGGTCTGCCGGCTGCCGGGAGGCACCGAAGCCAAGGTCGACGCGTTTTCTCGATCATCATTTCCTGATGGTGGAAGCCGCTGCCAGTGGGCTCGGTGTCGCCATGTGTCCGAAGATCATGGCCATCGACGATATCCGCAGGGGGCGCCTCGTCGCACCCCTGGGCTTCCTGCCGGACGGCTCGCACTACGGCATCATTCGCTCGCCATCGGCAGAGATATCGCCTTCCCTCGACACGTTCGTTTCATGGCTGCTTGCAGGTTTCCACGAGGACTTTGCCTTCTCCTGA
- a CDS encoding four-carbon acid sugar kinase family protein codes for MREIIDQIERVGIVADDLTSAADGAGAFLKSGYQPRVCRSKQETGSAQVTAIDTGSRLMTEVDAVRATAQAIASLAGCRHLYKTIDSTLRGHVRAEIAAAFKASGRARLVIAPAFPAAGRTTIDGVQRLHGEPVAQTAYGHDPVHPARTSRIADLIAPDLGRPAMVPVSVTDDDIGKHIAGASVIVVDAYSQILLNRRIAEIAKHGPALWVGSPGMAEALAAVVGQSPDRQTFTPPNAPRRVLVLVGSANHVSHAQCVALAAAGASVADRAEGIAATASIACLHAPRTRTADPSKVLSALVDEAEVALSRQCYDAIIATGGETMSALMDRLSIHAFNLTHELEPGFPLGCTRLVNGRTMLLAMKAGGFGSVMTLCNAANAILQIGGKPA; via the coding sequence ATGAGAGAGATCATTGACCAAATCGAACGGGTCGGCATTGTTGCCGACGACCTGACGAGCGCGGCGGACGGCGCTGGCGCATTTCTGAAATCCGGCTATCAACCCCGGGTCTGCCGGTCGAAACAGGAAACCGGCAGCGCGCAGGTGACGGCCATCGACACGGGCAGCCGGCTCATGACCGAAGTGGACGCCGTGCGCGCCACCGCGCAGGCGATCGCTTCGCTTGCCGGCTGCCGGCACCTCTACAAGACGATCGATTCCACCCTGCGCGGCCATGTTCGCGCGGAGATCGCCGCTGCCTTCAAAGCCAGTGGCCGGGCACGTCTCGTTATCGCTCCGGCATTTCCGGCAGCGGGACGCACCACGATCGACGGCGTCCAACGTCTGCATGGCGAACCAGTCGCGCAGACCGCCTATGGTCACGACCCCGTTCATCCCGCGCGCACGTCGCGGATTGCAGACCTGATCGCACCCGATCTCGGCCGACCGGCGATGGTTCCCGTCAGCGTGACCGACGACGATATCGGGAAGCACATTGCCGGCGCTTCGGTCATCGTCGTCGACGCATACAGCCAGATTCTGCTGAACCGCCGGATTGCGGAGATTGCGAAACACGGCCCGGCTCTATGGGTCGGATCTCCGGGCATGGCCGAGGCCCTGGCCGCGGTCGTCGGCCAATCGCCCGATCGCCAGACCTTTACGCCACCAAACGCTCCGCGTCGCGTTCTCGTCCTCGTCGGCAGCGCAAACCACGTCAGCCACGCCCAATGCGTGGCGCTGGCCGCGGCCGGCGCCTCGGTCGCCGATAGAGCAGAAGGCATCGCTGCGACGGCGTCCATCGCGTGCCTCCATGCCCCGCGCACCCGCACGGCGGATCCGTCGAAGGTTCTCTCCGCACTGGTGGATGAGGCGGAAGTCGCGCTCTCGCGGCAATGCTACGACGCCATTATCGCGACAGGCGGCGAGACGATGAGCGCCCTTATGGACCGCCTCTCCATCCACGCCTTCAACTTGACCCATGAACTCGAGCCCGGCTTTCCGCTCGGCTGCACACGTCTGGTAAATGGACGAACGATGCTGCTTGCCATGAAGGCAGGCGGTTTCGGCTCGGTCATGACCTTGTGCAATGCCGCCAATGCCATCCTTCAGATCGGAGGGAAGCCCGCATGA
- the pdxA gene encoding 4-hydroxythreonine-4-phosphate dehydrogenase PdxA: MKTILRPLAITMGDPSGIGPEIVAKTILARSDLRHNVIVGDPAVLAKAIARLDGGLRLNEIGTVADAKPEGFLNVLASSRVETPPPLGMVSAASGRMAYDAIVAAIDLARSGAVAGMITAPIHKEALAAAGLSYPGHTEILAERGGADRVAMMLANDDIRTVLVTIHCALAEAIRRADFAAQMSAIRLAHQGGRALGIAHPRIAVAGLNPHAGEGGLFGDEEIRIIAPAIAAARAEGIDASGPWPGDTVFMQARNGRFDVVVAQYHDHGLIAVKYLGVEEGVNVTLGLPFVRTSPDHGTAFDIAGRGTADPKSLETAIDYARRLADAPSEQEN, from the coding sequence ATGAAAACCATTCTGCGCCCCCTCGCCATTACCATGGGCGACCCGTCGGGCATCGGACCGGAGATCGTCGCGAAGACGATCCTTGCCCGTTCCGATTTGCGTCACAACGTCATTGTCGGCGATCCGGCTGTTCTGGCCAAGGCGATCGCCAGACTGGATGGCGGGCTGCGCCTGAACGAAATCGGCACGGTCGCCGATGCAAAGCCGGAAGGCTTTCTGAACGTCCTCGCCTCGTCCAGGGTCGAGACGCCGCCCCCGCTCGGCATGGTCAGTGCCGCCAGTGGCCGCATGGCCTATGACGCCATCGTTGCGGCGATCGATCTCGCCAGATCAGGCGCGGTCGCCGGGATGATCACGGCGCCGATCCACAAGGAAGCGCTCGCCGCCGCCGGGCTTTCCTATCCCGGCCATACGGAAATCCTCGCGGAAAGGGGCGGCGCGGACCGTGTGGCGATGATGCTCGCCAACGACGACATCCGCACCGTTCTGGTAACGATCCATTGCGCGCTGGCCGAGGCCATCCGCCGAGCCGATTTCGCGGCGCAGATGTCCGCAATACGCCTCGCCCATCAGGGCGGCCGCGCCCTCGGCATCGCCCATCCCCGTATCGCCGTCGCGGGGCTCAATCCGCATGCCGGCGAAGGCGGCCTCTTCGGCGACGAGGAGATACGCATCATCGCCCCGGCCATTGCCGCAGCGCGCGCGGAGGGCATCGACGCCAGCGGCCCCTGGCCCGGCGATACGGTGTTCATGCAGGCGCGGAACGGCCGTTTCGACGTGGTCGTCGCGCAGTATCACGACCACGGTCTGATCGCGGTGAAGTACCTGGGGGTGGAGGAGGGCGTCAACGTGACCCTGGGCCTGCCCTTTGTGCGCACCAGCCCGGACCATGGCACGGCCTTCGATATCGCGGGCCGCGGCACGGCCGACCCGAAAAGTCTCGAAACAGCCATCGATTACGCTCGCCGACTGGCAGACGCGCCATCCGAACAGGAGAACTGA